A single Augochlora pura isolate Apur16 chromosome 2, APUR_v2.2.1, whole genome shotgun sequence DNA region contains:
- the Tbc1d23 gene encoding TBC1 domain family member 23, whose product MALQEDENTWVLELEAALLDTVAPSASDIYAICKGQAVPTNLRPDVWQACLDVTDRGNQLSHFNEVFDLPEQNLIRDDCQQLVAKLGNDDEDKVSVVSDLESILTFYCKSKGKQYMRGNGWLELLGPLIALKLPRSSTYNLFSTIIDIYIPRGETYSSVLRLLLLYHEPELCSFLDTKRVSPDQYTKGWVTTLFAGVCSLPAVCTMWDLYFMQADPFFMLFLSLIMVINAREQILSMKDNDKQNIIDAIAAMPCALEAEDVTDFCSLAQYYAMKTPASFKQDLYPVLFGEAFDGKYISHALCLPVSAQELVENSIESPSVPNTSVESVRFFLVDCRPAEQYNAGHLPTAFHLDCNLMLQEPAAFATAVQGLLQAQRQALAVGSQAGGEHLCFLGSGRQEEDRYTHMVVASFLQKHTQYVSMVTSGYQAIHEYFGDEVVSSLVDHNSQHCLVCNANMSETNSNETSPAKVKNNNSYFFGKIKKVKGKLFDYIVNPSASVHNNVESRNGKDSEYTKRQKKTAPVFSIDDDQELDMVMTNHESEEPVEVVSIQQWMKDPKLLHSFKCQEVKVNRDLCDSILLVTDTHLIVLREIPERKGAAHVIVKRPLTSIVKITSRKRNSDLITFKYGTTQYNDMVISDMDKFLIPNATEATKLITHQILNQLETTN is encoded by the exons ATGGCACTACAAGAGGATGAAAACACCTG GGTTTTAGAGCTGGAAGCAGCATTGTTAGATACTGTGGCACCATCAGCATCCGATATATATGCAATTTGCAAGGGGCAAGCAGTTCCTACGAATTTAAGGCCAGACGTATGGCAAGCTTGTTTGGATGTGACTGATCGAGGCAATCAATTAAGTCATTTCAATGAAGTTTTTGATTTACcagaacaaaatttaattcgtgaTGATTGTCAGCAACTGGTTG caAAGTTAGGAAATGATGATGAGGATAAAGTATCAGTCGTTTCTGATTTAGAGtccattttaacattttattgcaaaagcAAAGGGAAACAGTATATGAGAGGCAATGGATGGCTGGAACTATTGGGTCCTTTAATAGCTTTAAAACTTCCTCGTAGCTcaacatataatttattttcgacaataatagatatttatattcctAG AGGAGAAACCTACAGTTCTGTATTAAGATTGCTTTTGCTTTATCATGAACCAGAACTATGTTCTTTCTTAGACACAAAAAGAGTGTCTCCGGATCAATACACAAAAGGATGGGTAACTACTTTATTTGCTGGTGTGTGTTCATTACCAGCTGTTTGTACCATGTGGGATTTATATTTCATGCAAGCTGATCCATTCTTCATGTTATTTCTTTCACTTATTATGGTAATAAATGCTAG GGAGCAAATTTTAAGTATGAAAGACAACGATAAACAGAATATTATAGATGCAATAGCTGCTATGCCTTGTGCTCTAGAAGCGGAAGATGTGACAGACTTTTGTTCATTGGCGCAATATTACGCGATGAAAACACCAGCCTCGTTCAAACAGGATTTATATCCTGTTTTGTTCGGTGAGGCTTTCGatggaaaatatatatcacACGCGTTGTGCTTACCTGTGTCAGCTCAAGAGTTAGTCGAGAACTCTATTGAAAGTCCGTCCGTACCTAACACATCTGTTGAGTCAGTCAGATTTTTCCTAGTGGATTGCAGACCTGCTGAGCAGTACAATGCAGGACATCTGCCAACAGCGTTTCACTTAGATTGTAATTTG ATGCTACAAGAGCCAGCTGCATTCGCCACAGCGGTACAAGGATTATTGCAGGCACAACGGCAAGCATTAGCTGTTGGGTCGCAAGCTGGTGGCGAACATCTTTGTTTTTTGGGAAGTGGAAGGCAAGAAGAGGATCGCTATACGCATATGGTAGTCGCATCCTTCTTGCAGAAGCATACACAATACGTCAGTATGGTCACATCAGGATACCAag CCATACATGAGTACTTTGGCGACGAAGTCGTTTCTAGTCTTGTCGATCACAATTCGCAGCATTGTTTAGTATGTAATGCTAACATGTCCGAAACAAATTCTAATGAAACGAGTCCTGCCAAGGTGAAGAATAACAATTCCTACTTTTTCGGGAAGATAAAAAAAGTGAAGGGAAAGTTGTTCGATTATATCGTGAATCCATCAGCAAGTGTTCATAACAATGTGGAAAGTAGGAATGGTAAAGATTCAGAGTATACTAAACGGCAAAAAAAGACCGCCCCTGTATTTAGCATAGATGATGACCAAGAATTAG ATATGGTAATGACTAACCACGAAAGCGAGGAACCCGTTGAAGTAGTCTCCATCCAACAGTGGATGAaggatccaaaattgctacaTTCCTTTAAATGCCAAGAAGTGAAAGTGAATAGAGATCTCTGTGATAG TATACTTTTGGTTACTGACACTCACCTTATTGTACTCCGGGAAATACCAGAACGAAAAGGTGCAGCGCACGTAATTGTCAAGCGTCCGTTGACGAGTATTGTTAAGATTACTTCTAGAAAACGAAACTCGGATTTGATCACATTCAAATATGGTACAACGCAGTACAATGACATGGTCATCTCGGATATGGACAAATTTCTAATTCCTAACGCGACCGAGGCTACTAAATTGATCACACACCAAATCCTAAACCAATTGGAAACCACCAATTAA
- the Senju gene encoding UDP-galactose transporter senju, which translates to MGSINWGELFPGRWSLVIFVSYMALFVNQGIIVTWSQRNGNYEYNIVMVVLMTEVMKLIVSTILYCKDNSVTSLCQEVTGNKRVLLLYMIPSFLYCLYNNLAFINLAAFDPTTYYVLLQFRVVLTGIIFQVIFNKKLSMKQWLSLIILTMGCMVKHIDLDFNVNIFSAKINLTSNIFLIFVQTICSCLAGVYNEYLLKEQGANINIFVQNIFMYIDSIFCNLVVFIVLYISQSNPSDMFSEIHPSVMLQPKVMLIMLNNTSIGIITSFFLKSLNSILKTFASALELVFTAILCWLIFSIPIYPNTVISIIMVSYAVILYSQNPVQNVKKILPL; encoded by the exons ATGGGATCTATAAATTGGGGGGAATTATTTCCAGGAAGATGGAGCCttgtcatttttgtttcttatatgGCACTTTTCGTGAACCAGG gtATTATCGTAACTTGGTCACAGAGAAATGGAAACTATGAATACAATATCGTGATGGTAGTATTAATGACTGAAGTGATGAAATTGATCGTctctacaatattatactgCAAAGA TAATAGCGTTACAAGTCTTTGTCAAGAGGTCACAGGAAATAAAAGAG tgCTACTATTGTATATGATTCCTTCATTTTTGTACTGCCTGTACAATAATCTGGCATTCATTAACTTGGCTGCATTTGACCCAACAACTTACTATGTGTTGTTGCAATTTCGTGTTGTCCTTACTGGAATTATTTTCCAG gtaatttttaataaaaaattatcaatgaaACAATGGTTATCCTTGATAATATTAACCATGGGATGTATGGTAAAACATATAGATCTGGattttaatgttaacatttttagtGCCAAAATTAATCTAACTAGTAATATATTCCTTATATTTGTACAG acAATTTGCTCCTGTCTGGCTGGAGTATACAATGAATACTTGTTAAAAGAACAAGGggcgaatattaatattttcgtacaaaatatatttatgtacattGACAGCATTTTTTGTAATCTTGtagtatttatagtattatacatCTCACAGAGTAATCCATCAGATATGTTTAGTGAAATTCATCCTAGTGTAATGCTGCAACCAAAAGTTATGTTAATTATGTTGAATAACACATCAATCGGAATAATTACTAGCTTTTTCCTGAAGAGCTTGAACTCTATACTAAAAACATTCGCCAGTGCATTAGAGCTGGTATTTACCGCAATTTTATGTTGgttaatattcagtattccTATTTACCCAAACACAgtgatttctattattatggTAAGTTATGCGGTAATTCTGTATTCGCAGAACCCAGTTcaaaatgttaagaaaatattaccgTTATGA
- the LOC144473305 gene encoding carbohydrate sulfotransferase 11 has translation MFRNRRKIERMLKYILGCGLFIVIIRLTILRVGEEDGSLPKHEELNKLMAEAEADNFKRLTRVTNTCRNYNLGPYKDPDKPAIFKHPPAPQYAVFYMIRSHNLSYCPIYKAGSTTWIYNLCLLMNMREDELNSGKEQISTIARRVIPELEYPEAEKALRGTEKLLVVRHPFERLLSAYRDKLENSVAGREHGTLHFYRKYGGKIVQKYREKNFTRPRDDQVIREDGVPPPNGIEPTFREFVEYLIHTDLASYGDDHWMPYYLFCTPCLVEYDIIAKVETLWRDQIYAIHKLRLQELIKPRWRHSGGRSNASKVYFSQLSPDMVKKLYEKFRLDFELFDYSPDVYYQYATGHYPVNKF, from the exons ATGTTTCGAAATCGCCGAAAAATCGAGCGAATGTTGAAATACATCCTAGGCTGTGGGTTGTTTATTGTGATCATTAGATTAACGATTCTTCGTGTCGGTGAAGAAGACGGGTCGCTGCCTAAGCATGAAgaattgaacaaattaatg gCGGAGGCAGAGGCAGATAATTTTAAGCGACTGACGAGAGTCACAAACACATGCAGAAACTATAATCTAGGACCGTACAAGGATCCTGATAAACCCGCGATCTTCAAACATCCACCAGCGCCGCAGTACGCTGTCTTTTACATGATTAG ATCGCATAATCTGTCATACTGTCCGATTTACAAAGCCGGCAGCACAACGTGGATCTACAACTTGTGTCTTCTTATGAACATGCGAGAAGACGAACTAAACAGTGGAAAGGAGCAAATATCGACGATCGCCAGGAGAGTGATACCAGAACTTGAATATCCAGAGGCTGAGAAG GCGTTGAGGGGAACGGAGAAACTGCTGGTGGTAAGGCACCCATTTGAGAGATTGCTGAGCGCGTATCGTGATAAGCTGGAGAACTCCGTGGCTGGAAGGGAGCACGGGACACTTCACTTTTATCGGAAATACGGCGGCAAGATTGTTCAAAAGTATCGCG AGAAGAATTTCACGAGACCGCGCGACGATCAAGTGATCCGGGAAGATGGCGTTCCGCCGCCAAACGGGATCGAGCCTACGTTCAGAGAATTCGTGGAGTATTTGATTCACACGGATCTAGCCAGCTATGGTGACGATCATTGGATGCCTTATTATTTGTTTTGCACTCCTTGTCTCGTCGAATATGATATAATTGCCAAG GTGGAAACACTATGGAGAGACCAGATCTACGCGATCCATAAATTAAGGTTGCAGGAATTAATTAAGCCAAGGTGGCGACACAGCGGGGGACGCTCGAATGCATCAAAAGTATACTTCAGTCAGCTCAGTCCAGACATGGTGAAAAAGCTCTACGAAAAATTCAGATTGGACTTCGAGCTATTTGACTATTCTCCGGACGTTTACTATCAATACGCGACTGGCCATTACCCAgtgaataaattctaa